A genome region from Solanum pennellii chromosome 12, SPENNV200 includes the following:
- the LOC107007215 gene encoding uncharacterized protein LOC107007215 has translation MKASNINKSGMFRIRAFNRKHTCPLKDRVYSQRHVTSNLIGGIVKPKFVDHKRKYTPADIRKDVKIDLGVDVNYMLAWRAREKALKSLRGTPAASYAKLPAYLYMMDITYPGSHIRMKKSMNNEFLYLFVALNTFIQGFNHCRPVVVVDGSHLRGPYNGTFVAASTTDGAVSDRNESIIKAVTNVYSNVPHYACMWHLWNNVQKKFRKSHEKLSGVFYTMAKACTKNEFDMLMDTVEKEDIRVKEYLDLAGYEKWALCYAQVHRGWHMTSNIAESINAALVSARELPIFEFLEEVRLLFGRWNHDYKKEATCTFTSLIGKYHDILTDNEALSTRMTVVPSTEYVHNVNDDGRYFVVCLKEKTCTCGRFQYEEIPCEHAWAVLKWKSLPPDEYCSDLYKPKTMLKTYNMPIHPLPDVKAWLIPNSVIADDVLPPKFKRPPGRPKGKPRKKTARELSRIKGKNTCSTCGMAGHNRRSCRNKPKDI, from the exons ATGAAGGCCTCTAATATCAACAAATCTGGAATGTTCAGAATTCGAGCATTCAACCGAAAGCATACATGTCCTTTAAAAGATAGAGTTTATTCGCAAAGACATGTAACTAGCAATTTAATAGGAGGGATTGTGAAACCTAAATTTGTAGATCATAAACGTAAATATACACCAGCTGATATAAGAAAAGATGTTAAGATTGATCTAGGAGTTGATGTTAACTATATGTTGGCTTGGAGGGCCAGGGAGAAAGCATTGAAATCTTTGAGGGGTACACCAGCTGCATCATATGCAAAGTTACCTGCGTATTTGTATATGATGGATATCACTTACCCGGGGTCTCATATACGTATGAAAAAGAGTATGAATAATGAGTTCTTGTATCTATTTGTTGCATTGAATACATTTATCCAAGGATTCAATCATTGTAGACCAGTAGTCGTGGTGGATGGTAGTCATCTGAGAGGTCCATATAATGGGACATTTGTTGCAGCAAGCACGACAGATGGCgc TGTGTCTGATAGAAATGAGAGCATTATAAAGGCTGTTACAAATGTATACAGTAATGTCCCACACTATGCTTGTATGTGGCATTTATGGAATAACGTTCAGAAAAAGTTTAGAAAATCTCATGAGAAGTTATCTGGTGTATTCTATACAATGGCAAAAGCTTGCACAAAGAATGAATTTGATATGTTAATGGATACTGTAGAAAAAGAAGATATAAGAGTGAAAGAGTATTTGGATTTAGCTGGATATGAAAAATGGGCTCTTTGTTATGCACAAGTACATAGAGGATGGCACATGACATCAAATATTGCTGAGAGTATAAATGCAGCACTTGTTTCAGCTAGAGAATTGCCTATTTTTGAATTTCTCGAAGAGGTAAGGCTATTATTTGGAAGGTGGAATCATGACTACAAGAAGGAGGCAACCTGCACATTCACATCATTGATTGGAAAATACCATGACATACTAACAGACAATGAAGCATTGAGCACAAGAATGACG GTTGTACCGTCAACGGAATATGTGCACAATGTTAATGATGATGGGAGATATTTTGTAGTCTgtctaaaagaaaaaacttgCACCTGTGGAAGATTTCAGTACGAGGAAATACCTTGTGAACATGCTTGGGCGGTATTGAAATGGAAGAGTCTACCACCAGATGAATATTGCTCGGATTTATACAAACCAAAGACAATGTTGAAGACATATAATATGCCTATACATCCTTTACCGGATGTAAAGGCATGGTTGATTCCGAATAGCGTTATTGCTGATGACGTATTACCTCCAAAATTTAAAAGACCTCCTGGCAGGCCAAAGGGTAAGCCTCGGAAAAAAACAGCAAGAGAGTTATCGAGGATTAAGGGGAAAAATACATGTAGCACATGTGGAATGGCAGGTCACAATAGGCGTTCATGTAGAAATAAGCCAAAAGATATTTAA